In the Bernardetia sp. genome, TTTACTTTAAAAGTTGAACTTGTTTAAGAATGATTTTCTAGTGCAAGATCTCATCTTGTGCTTACCGTTTTGTCAGTATATGCTGACGAACTGAAAATCGGCGTAGCCCAAAAGTGTATCCAAGCAGAATGCTTGAACGAGAAATGATGAGTAAAACTCACTCTGTACCTTATTCAAAATACTTTTTTCTATTGGCTTCGCCAACTTTCAGGTCTTAAACAACTTCTTAGTAAAAAATTTATCCTAAGATACTGGAAGTTATGATTTATGTAACTGTAGATGGCGACGATATAGGCAACCAACTAGCACAGGCTTTTCTTAATAATGATGAAGATAAACTCATTCAGTTAGATGATGATTTACAAAAAGCAGTTGCCAAGCTCAAAGAAGAAATGATAAAACAAGGCTTTGAACTATTAGCTTGTGGCGCAGACGGAATTACTGGAAAAAAGGAAACTGCAAACTTTGAGCTTACGATGGCTAATATCAGAAAATCTGTGTTGCCCTTTACATTTTCAGCAGGAGCAGGAAACTCTTTAGCAGAGGCTTTTATGGCATTGAAATATGCTAAATCAAAACAAAAAAACCGTCTTTGTTTTTGGGATGGTAAAACGTTTCAGATTTTTAGCTAACAGCGTCTTCTCAAACTGGACAAGCACACTCTGCTTTTTATAAATTTTTTCTTTGCTCTCTAATTCTCTTATAAAATCTCTCCATTCTTGGGTCAATCAAACCATATTTATCTGAGAGTTCATGGGGAATTTGCTTGTAATGTCTTTCAGGCATTTTTTTAGTTTCCAAATCTACTACTCCAATTTTGTGAGTTTCAATTAATTCTCTAACTTCTTCAAGTTGTTTTTCTTGATTTTGGTCAATCAAAAGTCTGTAACGAGAGCTAAAATAAGGAGGTCTAGAGCAGAGTATCGGAATATCTAATGAGCTAAAAGAAGCTATGTCATTTTTAAAAATATGTAGCTCTGCTAAATTCTTCATTGAATCTAAATCAAGTCGAAGTGTTTTCAACTTATTGTAAGATACATTCAGAAGTTTTAGTTTTTCAAGTCTAGAAATTTCATTGGGTAACTCTGAAAGTTGATTATCAAAAAAAGATAAACGTTCCAAGTCTTTCAAATTGCCAATAGAAGGAGATATTTTACTAATCTTGTTGAAACCTAACTGAAGATATTCTAGTGATTCCAGTTTACTAAGGTCAATATCAAGATGTTTAATTTCATTATTGAAAAAATTTAAGTGTTTCAAACTAGTCAATAACCCTATTTCTTGTGGCAATTCACTAATCAAGTTTCCATGACCAAATAAATGTTCTAGTGTTATGAGTTTTCCGATTGACTTTGGTAATATTTTCAATCTATTTTCTGAAATGTATAATCGTTTTAGCTTCTTCAAGTTTTCAATTTCTTTAGGCAAGAAATTGATTTGATTACCATCAAGATTTAGAACTTCAATATTTTGTAAATCAAAAAATTTTGGGTCAATATATTGTATTTGGTTTCCGTCCAAATACAACACTTTCAAATTTTGTAGTTTAGAAAATTCAGCAGAGATATATTCAATTTTATTTCCTCGCAGATTGAGATTTGTAAGATGAGTAAGTTCGAAAACTTCATTAGGTATTTCGCTTAACCCTTCTTTTGGCAAACTCAGTAATTTAGATTGAGCTGTTTTTGCCTTCTCTATTTTTGCAGAAATATCTTCCATTGACTTTTTGCTATGACTATCCAATCTATTTTTAAAATATATGAATTGATTATTCATGAGAAAGAATTACCCTTTCTTATTAGCAAGTTGCCCACAAGCTGCATCAATATCTTTTCCTCGGCTTCTCCTAACAGTTGTACGAACTCCTCTTTTTATAAGATACC is a window encoding:
- a CDS encoding mCpol domain-containing protein — encoded protein: MIYVTVDGDDIGNQLAQAFLNNDEDKLIQLDDDLQKAVAKLKEEMIKQGFELLACGADGITGKKETANFELTMANIRKSVLPFTFSAGAGNSLAEAFMALKYAKSKQKNRLCFWDGKTFQIFS
- a CDS encoding leucine-rich repeat domain-containing protein, translated to MNNQFIYFKNRLDSHSKKSMEDISAKIEKAKTAQSKLLSLPKEGLSEIPNEVFELTHLTNLNLRGNKIEYISAEFSKLQNLKVLYLDGNQIQYIDPKFFDLQNIEVLNLDGNQINFLPKEIENLKKLKRLYISENRLKILPKSIGKLITLEHLFGHGNLISELPQEIGLLTSLKHLNFFNNEIKHLDIDLSKLESLEYLQLGFNKISKISPSIGNLKDLERLSFFDNQLSELPNEISRLEKLKLLNVSYNKLKTLRLDLDSMKNLAELHIFKNDIASFSSLDIPILCSRPPYFSSRYRLLIDQNQEKQLEEVRELIETHKIGVVDLETKKMPERHYKQIPHELSDKYGLIDPRMERFYKRIREQRKNL